In the Nitrospira sp. genome, one interval contains:
- a CDS encoding CsbD family protein encodes MNADQLKGKWMQLKGELKQRWGKFTDDDLQLIEGNYDTFVGKAQERYGDKKEEIMKWADEWHPKFLPDAAKGKTQ; translated from the coding sequence ATGAATGCGGACCAGCTTAAGGGGAAGTGGATGCAGCTCAAAGGTGAACTGAAGCAGCGGTGGGGCAAGTTTACCGATGATGACTTGCAGCTGATCGAAGGGAACTACGACACGTTTGTCGGAAAAGCTCAGGAGCGGTATGGCGATAAAAAAGAGGAGATCATGAAGTGGGCCGACGAGTGGCACCCAAAATTTCTGCCGGATGCCGCAAAGGGAAAGACGCAGTGA